In Pseudoalteromonas shioyasakiensis, one DNA window encodes the following:
- a CDS encoding glycoside hydrolase family 3 protein produces MPLQSSFAESAITLKQQLGQKLMLDLRYYCEQDPGEQKCRTPVTELPTDLANIITKHNIGGVILFAENIDTVPQVIKLNNDLQKAAAKSELGLPLFISIDQEGGRVARIPRDVGTSFTGNMSIGATYKEHGTHFATESARIIADELLALGVNVNYAPTVDVNMNPDNPVINVRSYGEDPQLVAKLGGAQVAGFENNGVISSLKHFPGHGDTNVDSHTGLPKVMHDKETIWQQDLPPFKEIIKNQQPGMIMTAHIQYPALDDSTFVSKEGKTMIKPATMSRKIITDLLRDELGYQGVVITDALDMAGISHFFEPIEAVINTFAAGVDIALMPIEIRSPKDLAVLEALIERLEQEVQRGTLNANEMSASATRILKLKEKFKLTSSLDDEAAIKKAQLLLGDQSHRKVEAELALAAITEVKNEKNTLPLSIKSGSKVHIIMPDTRKCYALQQALIDNTDKLISFSCTSLQGYEKLATLKEINEADIIIAANASPKQSAVEVGGMDDLADNPELAIARADQSAALESLLKQAKLAHKKTVFVSLRAPYDIAQFGKFGDAVLATYAYNIDVDTDEKIAGPAFTALANVLLGKAPAKGQLPVTINDLN; encoded by the coding sequence ATGCCATTACAATCATCATTTGCTGAGTCTGCAATAACTTTAAAACAACAGTTAGGGCAAAAGCTCATGCTTGACCTACGTTATTACTGCGAGCAAGACCCGGGTGAGCAAAAATGCCGTACACCGGTGACAGAGCTGCCGACCGATTTAGCGAATATCATCACTAAACATAATATTGGTGGGGTGATTTTATTTGCAGAAAATATCGATACCGTGCCGCAAGTGATCAAACTTAATAATGACCTACAAAAAGCCGCTGCTAAGTCAGAGTTAGGCTTACCGCTGTTTATTTCGATAGACCAAGAAGGTGGCCGAGTTGCCCGTATTCCTCGTGATGTAGGTACGTCGTTTACCGGTAACATGTCGATTGGCGCGACCTATAAAGAACATGGTACCCACTTCGCGACTGAGTCTGCACGCATTATTGCCGACGAGCTATTGGCACTGGGTGTTAATGTTAACTATGCACCCACGGTCGATGTAAACATGAACCCAGATAACCCAGTTATTAATGTGCGCTCTTACGGTGAAGATCCGCAATTGGTTGCAAAACTAGGTGGTGCCCAAGTGGCAGGGTTTGAAAACAACGGCGTTATTTCATCGTTAAAGCACTTTCCGGGACATGGCGATACCAATGTAGATAGCCACACGGGCCTGCCAAAAGTAATGCATGATAAAGAAACCATTTGGCAGCAAGATCTCCCCCCTTTTAAAGAAATTATTAAAAACCAACAACCGGGTATGATCATGACAGCACATATCCAATACCCAGCCCTCGACGACAGCACGTTTGTCAGTAAAGAAGGCAAAACCATGATCAAACCTGCAACGATGTCGCGCAAAATCATCACCGACTTATTACGTGATGAACTTGGTTATCAAGGTGTGGTAATCACTGATGCCCTTGATATGGCGGGGATCAGCCACTTTTTTGAACCAATTGAAGCGGTAATAAATACCTTTGCAGCGGGTGTTGATATTGCTCTTATGCCAATCGAAATCAGAAGCCCTAAAGACTTAGCAGTACTTGAAGCCCTGATTGAGCGATTAGAGCAAGAGGTACAACGCGGCACGTTAAATGCCAACGAAATGAGCGCGTCTGCAACACGTATTTTAAAACTTAAAGAAAAGTTTAAACTTACCTCTTCGCTTGATGACGAAGCTGCCATCAAAAAAGCGCAGCTTTTACTCGGTGATCAAAGCCATAGAAAAGTAGAAGCCGAATTAGCATTAGCAGCTATCACCGAAGTTAAAAATGAAAAAAACACCCTACCCCTTAGCATTAAATCGGGCAGTAAAGTGCATATTATTATGCCAGATACCCGTAAATGCTATGCTCTGCAGCAGGCCTTAATTGATAACACTGATAAGCTAATCAGTTTTAGCTGCACGAGTTTGCAAGGCTATGAGAAACTTGCAACATTAAAAGAAATTAACGAAGCCGATATAATCATAGCCGCTAATGCATCACCAAAACAAAGTGCTGTTGAGGTCGGCGGGATGGACGATTTAGCTGATAACCCGGAGCTCGCAATTGCTAGAGCCGATCAATCTGCGGCATTAGAATCATTGCTAAAACAAGCAAAATTAGCCCATAAAAAGACCGTATTTGTAAGCTTACGTGCCCCTTACGATATTGCGCAATTTGGAAAATTTGGCGATGCTGTACTTGCCACCTATGCTTATAATATAGATGTAGATACAGATGAAAAGATTGCTGGTCCTGCTTTTACGGCACTGGCAAACGTTTTACTAGGGAAAGCCCCTGCTAAAGGGCAACTGCCGGTTACTATTAATGACCTGAACTGA
- a CDS encoding putative hydro-lyase, whose amino-acid sequence MQKNASLTTPAAIRKMVREGDYTGNTSGFAPGFVQANLVILPKQYAFDFLQFSQANPKACPIIATSRIPGVTDMPTVGKDIDIRSDLPRYRIFKHGQMVEEVTDITSHWRDDLVTFLIGCSFSFEEALIAAGLEIRNISEQKNVPMYVTNMACQSAGIFHANMVVSMRPMKPADAIRAIQICSRFPSVHGAPVHFGDPAAIGIKDINKPEFGDAVTIKEGEVPVFWACGVTPQVAIANAAPDFCITHSPGHMLITDIPNSKMAAL is encoded by the coding sequence ATGCAAAAGAATGCATCTTTAACCACCCCTGCGGCTATTCGAAAAATGGTACGCGAGGGTGACTACACGGGCAATACATCGGGCTTTGCACCGGGCTTTGTGCAAGCTAATTTAGTGATTTTACCTAAACAATACGCGTTTGATTTTTTGCAGTTTAGCCAAGCAAACCCGAAAGCTTGCCCAATCATTGCCACAAGCCGCATACCGGGAGTTACCGATATGCCAACAGTTGGTAAAGACATTGATATTCGTAGCGACTTACCTCGATACCGCATCTTTAAACATGGTCAAATGGTTGAAGAAGTGACAGATATTACGAGTCACTGGCGCGACGATTTAGTCACCTTTTTAATTGGTTGCTCGTTCTCATTTGAAGAAGCGCTGATTGCCGCGGGTCTTGAGATCAGAAACATCAGCGAACAAAAAAATGTGCCTATGTATGTGACCAATATGGCTTGCCAGAGTGCGGGGATTTTTCACGCCAATATGGTTGTAAGCATGCGCCCGATGAAACCTGCCGATGCCATTCGCGCTATCCAAATTTGCAGCCGTTTTCCAAGTGTACATGGTGCGCCAGTGCATTTTGGCGACCCTGCTGCAATTGGCATTAAAGATATCAACAAACCTGAGTTTGGCGATGCGGTGACCATTAAAGAAGGCGAAGTGCCTGTATTTTGGGCCTGTGGTGTTACCCCACAAGTTGCGATTGCCAACGCCGCACCTGATTTTTGTATCACGCATAGCCCAGGGCACATGCTAATCACCGATATTCCAAATAGTAAAATGGCAGCGTTATAA
- a CDS encoding 5-oxoprolinase subunit PxpA: protein MKLNCDLGESFGMWKMGLDEQVMPHIDMANIACGFHAGDADVMANTLALAKQQKVMVGAHPSYPDKQGFGRRSMAMSEKELTNCLHYQIAAIDGMAAVHGLTLEYVKPHGALYNDMMSNEQTLNIVMRAVASYAKPLKLMILATNQAAKHKVQAKELELELILEAFADRQYTDEGKLVARSLAGSVHDKAALMAQVKQLVEHGTVTTRSGQQLALDADSLCVHGDNEAGIALIQEIKALCQQV from the coding sequence ATGAAACTAAACTGTGACCTTGGCGAAAGCTTTGGCATGTGGAAAATGGGCTTAGACGAGCAAGTTATGCCACATATTGATATGGCAAACATTGCTTGTGGCTTTCATGCTGGCGATGCCGATGTGATGGCAAACACCCTAGCCCTCGCCAAGCAGCAAAAAGTAATGGTTGGCGCGCACCCAAGTTACCCAGATAAGCAAGGCTTTGGTCGCCGCTCAATGGCTATGAGCGAAAAAGAGCTGACCAATTGCCTACATTATCAAATTGCAGCAATTGATGGTATGGCTGCAGTACATGGTTTAACGCTCGAATACGTTAAGCCACATGGCGCATTGTATAACGATATGATGAGTAATGAGCAAACGCTGAATATCGTTATGCGCGCAGTGGCAAGTTATGCAAAGCCATTAAAATTAATGATTTTAGCTACCAACCAAGCTGCCAAACACAAAGTACAAGCAAAAGAGCTTGAATTAGAACTCATTTTAGAAGCGTTTGCCGACCGTCAATACACAGACGAAGGTAAACTTGTTGCGCGCTCTTTAGCCGGCAGTGTACACGACAAAGCGGCGCTAATGGCACAGGTTAAACAGTTAGTTGAACATGGCACAGTTACAACGCGAAGTGGTCAGCAGCTGGCACTTGATGCCGATAGTCTATGTGTTCACGGCGATAATGAAGCGGGTATTGCGCTCATTCAAGAGATCAAAGCACTATGTCAGCAAGTCTAA
- a CDS encoding glutamate cyclase domain-containing protein, whose product MSASLSDAALSQQIETMMVEQNPRGMQHLYAKQLTGTYLRAAKYLHQAQGTVLIGTGFAVNNTFETDGPVGAIALYKVLEKLGKQPILVTGNPLYSALKNDFNCFELPINSIDNAHTFSIKALAQLKPDCVLSIERPGLNEHRRYYNMRGIDISEHCGCFDFFVTDAPCPTIAIGDGGNEIGMGNLAKHMQALNITPCLTSCDELLLADVSNWAAYGLIAFLSRWHSTDLLADIEPLNILHYLSERGSVDGVTHKNELTEDGLHAMHGQQLITRLRQLGGFTTENEV is encoded by the coding sequence ATGTCAGCAAGTCTAAGCGACGCAGCGCTAAGCCAACAAATTGAAACCATGATGGTTGAACAGAACCCGCGTGGTATGCAGCATTTATACGCAAAACAACTAACGGGGACGTATTTACGCGCAGCAAAATACCTTCATCAAGCACAAGGTACTGTGTTGATAGGTACTGGCTTTGCGGTTAACAATACTTTCGAAACCGACGGCCCAGTTGGAGCGATAGCTCTTTACAAGGTACTCGAAAAGCTTGGTAAACAGCCCATTTTGGTTACTGGCAACCCCCTTTACAGTGCCTTAAAAAATGACTTTAACTGTTTTGAGCTGCCAATTAATAGCATTGATAATGCACACACTTTTAGCATTAAAGCCCTTGCGCAGCTAAAACCTGATTGCGTTTTATCAATAGAACGCCCGGGGCTTAACGAGCATCGGCGTTATTATAATATGCGCGGTATTGATATTTCTGAGCATTGCGGCTGCTTTGACTTTTTTGTGACAGATGCACCTTGCCCAACCATAGCGATTGGTGATGGCGGTAACGAAATAGGCATGGGTAACCTTGCAAAGCATATGCAAGCGCTAAACATCACTCCTTGTTTAACTTCTTGCGATGAACTGTTACTCGCCGATGTATCTAACTGGGCAGCATACGGGCTCATTGCCTTTTTAAGTCGCTGGCATAGCACTGATTTGCTGGCTGATATTGAGCCACTCAACATTTTACATTACCTAAGTGAGCGCGGTAGTGTCGATGGCGTCACCCATAAAAATGAGCTCACCGAAGACGGCCTGCATGCTATGCATGGTCAACAATTAATAACTCGGCTTCGCCAACTTGGCGGCTTTACGACAGAGAATGAGGTTTAA
- a CDS encoding aminotransferase class IV — protein sequence MGTVYLNGEYLGADEAKISPMDRGFLFGDGIYEVIPSYQGKMLGFGAHIERMNNGLNELEIKLDYSADTWRKICNDLCEKNQGDNLGIYLHVSRGADTKRAHGYPTNITPTVFAFAFEIPAEPKSDIDSATTYTVSLEQDRRWQRCHIKSTALLGNVIHYQHGAAAGNKETILFNRLEEITEASSSNVFIVKEGVISTPPLDNQILPGITRWLILNILHSYSDFKVQERIISKDELLDADEVWITSATKEVGPVVKVNGKLVGDGKPGAVWQQVQSLFTKHKFDY from the coding sequence ATGGGCACGGTATACCTAAACGGTGAATACCTTGGCGCTGATGAAGCAAAGATTTCACCAATGGATCGCGGCTTCTTATTTGGCGATGGCATCTATGAAGTGATCCCATCATACCAAGGCAAAATGCTTGGCTTTGGCGCACATATTGAGCGTATGAATAACGGTTTAAACGAACTTGAAATTAAGCTCGATTACAGTGCCGATACATGGCGTAAAATCTGTAATGATTTATGCGAGAAAAACCAAGGTGACAACTTGGGGATTTATTTGCACGTTAGCCGCGGCGCCGACACTAAACGTGCCCACGGTTACCCAACTAATATTACCCCGACCGTATTTGCGTTTGCTTTTGAAATTCCAGCAGAGCCAAAAAGCGACATAGATAGCGCAACAACTTACACCGTATCACTTGAGCAAGACCGTCGCTGGCAACGCTGCCATATTAAATCAACGGCACTGCTTGGCAACGTGATCCATTACCAACATGGTGCAGCAGCCGGTAACAAAGAAACGATTCTATTTAATCGCTTAGAAGAAATTACCGAAGCTAGTTCAAGTAATGTATTTATTGTAAAAGAGGGTGTGATCAGCACGCCACCACTTGATAACCAAATTTTACCGGGAATAACCCGCTGGTTAATCCTCAATATTCTTCACAGTTACAGTGACTTTAAAGTGCAAGAGCGCATTATTAGTAAAGACGAATTACTTGATGCCGACGAAGTATGGATCACCAGCGCCACTAAAGAAGTTGGCCCAGTTGTAAAAGTAAATGGCAAGTTAGTTGGCGATGGTAAACCTGGTGCAGTTTGGCAACAAGTGCAAAGCTTGTTTACCAAGCATAAGTTTGATTACTAA
- a CDS encoding WD40 repeat domain-containing protein, whose product MTSKLLKPLCCVFSLSLVGCGGGEVFTAPASSEFAHGNELLSATALTEDASHALVATQSEVCVWDNQLKARLYDCITGQGAEHVELVGFSANKSRFFISNRLSVTLYDTRTGRSIGTWLTGQEIARDIAISAVGDTLVIAYRSGKAEVINTRTGDTKRFDIHRLDINSVALSADGQWAFTGSSDKYVKLWSTSDGSTRFEERLATRVNHVTLNKTASLGFAIDSVDDRVFFDLTNKKELSEVASYSNFIEFTASQFINQDKWLLTGSPKMKMRLYRVADGELIAEYEAKQQRQRTSVLSVAYDGNQLYSETSDGLLQAWPFDKISTK is encoded by the coding sequence ATGACGTCGAAACTGCTTAAACCTCTTTGCTGTGTATTTTCACTGAGCCTTGTGGGCTGTGGTGGAGGTGAGGTGTTTACTGCCCCTGCTAGTAGCGAATTTGCCCATGGCAATGAGCTACTAAGTGCCACGGCGCTAACCGAGGATGCGAGTCACGCGTTAGTGGCAACCCAATCTGAGGTGTGCGTTTGGGATAATCAGTTAAAAGCGCGTTTATACGATTGTATAACAGGGCAGGGCGCTGAACATGTTGAGCTTGTGGGCTTTAGCGCTAACAAATCTCGTTTTTTCATTTCAAATCGATTATCGGTGACTTTATACGATACTCGCACTGGGCGTAGTATTGGCACTTGGCTTACCGGGCAAGAAATCGCCAGAGACATCGCTATTTCAGCCGTAGGCGATACGTTGGTTATCGCTTATCGTAGCGGCAAGGCTGAGGTGATAAACACCCGCACAGGCGATACTAAGCGTTTTGATATTCATCGCTTAGATATTAATAGCGTGGCGTTATCGGCTGATGGTCAGTGGGCGTTTACCGGCTCGAGCGACAAGTACGTAAAACTTTGGTCAACGAGTGATGGCAGTACTCGCTTTGAAGAGCGTTTAGCGACTAGAGTGAATCACGTTACTTTAAATAAAACAGCAAGCTTGGGCTTTGCAATTGATTCGGTTGATGATCGCGTTTTCTTTGATTTAACCAATAAAAAAGAGCTATCAGAAGTGGCCTCATACTCTAACTTTATTGAGTTCACCGCATCGCAATTTATCAATCAAGATAAATGGCTATTAACGGGCTCACCAAAAATGAAGATGCGTTTATACCGCGTTGCAGATGGTGAATTAATCGCAGAATACGAAGCTAAACAACAGCGCCAACGTACGTCGGTTCTGAGTGTGGCTTACGATGGTAATCAGTTGTATTCAGAAACTAGTGACGGCCTATTGCAAGCTTGGCCATTTGATAAAATAAGCACTAAATAA
- a CDS encoding VOC family protein, with product MIGYTMLGTNNLAKAVKYYDELFATLNAERFLETDRFVAWSTGQDKPGFAVTKPYNDEKATVGNGTMIALAVETPAQVDAFYKKAIELGGTDEGAPGPREMPGFYAGYFRDLDGNKLNVFCFTHG from the coding sequence ATGATAGGTTACACAATGTTAGGCACTAACAACCTAGCTAAAGCAGTAAAGTATTACGATGAATTGTTCGCCACTCTAAACGCCGAGCGCTTTTTAGAAACTGACCGCTTTGTCGCATGGAGCACAGGTCAAGATAAGCCCGGATTTGCGGTTACCAAGCCTTATAACGATGAAAAAGCCACAGTAGGTAACGGCACTATGATTGCTCTGGCAGTCGAAACCCCAGCCCAAGTAGATGCCTTTTATAAAAAGGCCATAGAATTAGGTGGCACAGACGAAGGTGCCCCCGGCCCACGCGAAATGCCCGGCTTTTATGCGGGATACTTTAGAGACCTAGACGGTAACAAATTAAATGTGTTTTGTTTTACGCATGGGTGA
- a CDS encoding S9 family peptidase produces MKFKTSLALLAAASFYSHAGASNTFQLENVFDLEYANQIEMTKNGDTIYFVRNRMDIKSDRKVSNIWSVNPDGKTMLPLTSGVHMDYSPVLSPDETRLAFISTRDGSSQIYVKWLKTGNVAKISNLTQSPGGLTWTPDGKQLVFSQFVPAKSASPISLPGKPEGAKWAQPAKYIDDTYYRADGGGYSEKGYRHFFIISATGGNARQLSAGDFDHGGAISFNEKGDAFYFSANRHEDNELHPTESEIYKLSLADRSITQITDRKGPDSRPKVSPNGRYLAYTGYDDKKTNYENSDIYLLDLKSGKTSVLTADLDRSVESIKWDDSGRGLYFSYDSEGKTHLAYQPRSGKHKVITSEIGSVAFGRPYSGGDFDVSEDGEVAFTLADTQRPADVALIKRGKTARLTQLNEDALGDKELAKVEEIWVKSSHDGLAIQGWIAYPPGFDKNKKYPLVLEIHGGPVANYGPHFSPEVQLYAAKGNVVLYMNPRGSDSYGKEFAQTIHHNYPSNDFDDLMTGVDAVINKGFIDESKLFVTGGSGGGVLTAWIVGHTDRFAAAVVAKPVINWISFVLTADFYPFFADYWFPGKPWDNIEHYMKRSPISYVGNVKTPTMLLTGESDYRTPISETEQFYQALKLQGVDTAMVRIPNASHGITARPSNLMTKVAYIQWWFDKNSGND; encoded by the coding sequence ATGAAGTTTAAAACGTCTTTAGCACTGCTTGCAGCAGCTAGCTTTTACAGCCATGCAGGAGCTAGCAATACCTTTCAACTTGAAAATGTTTTTGATCTTGAATACGCCAACCAAATAGAAATGACAAAAAATGGCGATACAATTTACTTTGTGCGTAATCGCATGGATATCAAAAGCGACCGTAAAGTCAGTAATATTTGGTCAGTAAACCCAGATGGTAAAACCATGCTACCGCTAACGTCTGGCGTGCATATGGACTACTCTCCGGTATTGTCGCCAGATGAAACTCGTTTAGCGTTTATTTCTACCCGAGATGGTAGCAGCCAAATCTATGTAAAATGGTTAAAAACCGGTAACGTAGCAAAAATTAGTAACCTAACGCAAAGCCCTGGCGGATTAACTTGGACGCCAGATGGCAAACAATTGGTGTTTAGCCAGTTTGTGCCAGCAAAATCAGCAAGCCCAATTTCTTTACCGGGTAAGCCTGAAGGCGCTAAGTGGGCACAGCCAGCTAAATATATTGACGATACCTATTACCGTGCCGATGGCGGTGGCTACTCTGAAAAAGGCTATCGTCACTTTTTTATCATCAGTGCAACGGGCGGCAATGCACGTCAATTGAGCGCTGGTGATTTTGACCATGGTGGTGCTATTAGCTTTAACGAAAAAGGCGATGCGTTTTATTTTTCGGCTAATCGTCATGAAGACAATGAATTACACCCAACTGAATCTGAAATTTATAAACTTAGCTTAGCGGATCGTTCAATTACCCAAATAACAGACCGTAAAGGCCCAGATTCACGCCCTAAAGTCTCTCCAAATGGTCGCTACCTGGCATACACAGGCTATGACGACAAAAAGACTAACTATGAAAACAGCGACATTTATTTACTTGATTTGAAATCAGGAAAAACCTCAGTACTCACTGCTGATTTAGACCGAAGTGTCGAAAGCATTAAATGGGATGATAGCGGCAGAGGTCTTTATTTTAGCTACGATAGTGAAGGTAAAACACACCTAGCTTACCAGCCGCGTAGTGGTAAACATAAGGTGATTACCTCAGAGATTGGTAGTGTCGCCTTTGGTCGCCCATATTCAGGTGGTGACTTTGATGTGAGCGAAGATGGCGAAGTTGCATTCACACTTGCAGATACCCAGCGCCCAGCTGATGTAGCATTAATTAAGCGCGGTAAAACCGCGCGTTTAACGCAATTAAACGAAGATGCACTGGGCGACAAAGAGCTGGCTAAGGTTGAAGAAATTTGGGTTAAATCAAGCCACGACGGTTTGGCTATTCAAGGTTGGATTGCTTACCCACCGGGTTTTGATAAAAACAAAAAGTACCCACTTGTATTAGAGATCCACGGCGGTCCTGTTGCAAACTACGGCCCTCACTTTAGTCCTGAAGTACAACTATACGCAGCCAAAGGTAATGTTGTACTTTATATGAACCCGCGCGGCAGTGACTCATATGGTAAAGAGTTTGCGCAAACAATTCATCATAACTACCCAAGTAATGACTTTGATGACTTAATGACAGGTGTTGATGCTGTCATCAATAAAGGCTTTATTGATGAGAGTAAGTTGTTTGTTACCGGCGGTTCAGGTGGTGGTGTTTTAACTGCATGGATTGTAGGTCATACAGACCGCTTTGCAGCAGCTGTTGTTGCTAAACCTGTTATCAATTGGATCAGCTTTGTACTAACTGCTGACTTCTACCCTTTCTTTGCTGACTATTGGTTCCCAGGTAAGCCATGGGACAATATTGAGCATTATATGAAGCGCTCTCCAATTAGCTATGTGGGCAATGTGAAAACACCAACTATGCTGTTAACTGGCGAATCAGACTATCGCACCCCGATTTCTGAAACCGAGCAATTTTACCAAGCATTAAAGCTACAAGGTGTTGATACAGCAATGGTGCGTATTCCTAATGCCTCACATGGTATTACCGCTCGCCCATCAAACCTGATGACCAAAGTCGCCTATATTCAATGGTGGTTTGATAAGAACAGTGGAAATGATTAA
- a CDS encoding isocitrate lyase, producing MTTYQRETDNLATLCQTQGKTWQSINPEYASRMRLQNRFRTGLDIAQYTADIMRADMAAYDADHSQYTQSLGCWHGFTAQQMMMAIKRHNKTTKRSYVYLSGWMVAALRSEFGPLPDQSMHEKTSVPALIEEIYTFLKQADARELDHLYKDLDQAKANGGDVQAALDKIDNFESHVVPIIADIDAGFGNEEATYLLAKKMIEAGACAIQIENQVSDAKQCGHQAGKVTVPHEDFLAKINAVRYAFLELGIDNGVIVARTDSLGASLTQKVPVSKTPGDLASQYTSFLETTPVNSVDDLNEGDTAMKLNGQLCKPTRLDNGLYQFREGTEKDRVVLDCVTSLQSGADLLWIETEKPNVKQIAELVNRVKEQVPNAKLVYNNSPSFNWTLKFREQVYAEWQEQGKDLSAYPSIDDNKALMAPEMDDTELAAAADVLVQNFQKDGAREAGIFHHLITLPTYHTAALSTDILSEGYFGDLGMLAYVRDVQRQEIRREQASVKHQDLAGSNIGDTHKEYFSGENALKAGGEANTMNQF from the coding sequence ATGACAACATATCAACGCGAAACCGATAACTTAGCTACTTTATGTCAAACACAAGGCAAAACGTGGCAGTCAATCAACCCAGAATACGCAAGCCGTATGCGCTTACAAAACCGTTTTCGTACGGGTCTAGACATTGCTCAATACACTGCAGACATTATGCGAGCAGACATGGCAGCCTATGATGCTGACCACAGCCAATACACACAATCATTAGGTTGTTGGCATGGTTTCACTGCACAACAAATGATGATGGCAATTAAACGTCATAACAAAACAACTAAACGCAGCTATGTATACCTAAGTGGCTGGATGGTTGCGGCACTTCGCTCTGAGTTTGGCCCATTACCAGACCAAAGTATGCATGAAAAAACATCTGTTCCAGCGCTAATCGAAGAAATCTACACTTTCTTAAAGCAAGCTGATGCACGTGAGCTTGACCATCTTTACAAAGACCTAGACCAAGCGAAAGCAAACGGTGGTGACGTTCAAGCTGCATTAGATAAAATCGACAACTTTGAAAGCCATGTTGTGCCAATTATTGCTGACATCGATGCGGGTTTTGGTAACGAAGAAGCAACTTACCTACTTGCTAAAAAGATGATTGAAGCGGGTGCATGTGCTATCCAAATCGAGAACCAAGTATCTGACGCAAAACAATGTGGTCACCAAGCTGGTAAAGTAACTGTTCCGCATGAAGATTTCCTAGCAAAAATTAACGCTGTTCGTTACGCATTCTTAGAGCTTGGTATTGATAACGGCGTTATCGTTGCACGTACTGACTCATTAGGTGCAAGCCTTACTCAAAAAGTGCCTGTATCTAAAACACCTGGTGACCTTGCTAGCCAATACACGTCGTTCCTAGAAACAACACCAGTAAACAGTGTAGATGACTTAAACGAAGGCGACACAGCAATGAAGCTGAATGGTCAGCTTTGCAAACCAACACGTTTAGATAATGGTTTATACCAGTTCCGTGAAGGCACAGAGAAAGACCGCGTAGTTCTTGACTGTGTAACTAGCTTACAATCAGGCGCAGACTTACTGTGGATTGAAACAGAAAAGCCAAACGTTAAACAAATCGCTGAGCTTGTAAACCGCGTTAAAGAGCAAGTACCAAATGCTAAGCTGGTATACAACAACTCACCGTCGTTCAACTGGACACTTAAATTCCGTGAGCAAGTATATGCTGAGTGGCAAGAACAAGGTAAAGACCTATCTGCTTACCCAAGTATCGATGACAATAAAGCATTAATGGCTCCAGAAATGGATGACACAGAGCTTGCAGCGGCAGCAGACGTACTTGTACAAAACTTCCAAAAAGATGGTGCACGTGAAGCGGGTATCTTCCATCACTTAATCACGTTACCAACTTACCATACAGCGGCGCTAAGCACTGATATTCTATCAGAAGGCTATTTCGGTGACCTAGGTATGCTAGCGTATGTTCGCGACGTACAACGTCAAGAAATCCGCCGTGAGCAAGCATCAGTGAAACACCAAGACCTAGCAGGTTCTAACATTGGTGATACTCATAAAGAGTACTTCTCTGGTGAAAATGCGCTTAAAGCCGGTGGTGAAGCAAATACCATGAACCAGTTCTAA